TGAACGCGCGCATGGTCGACGAGCAGGAGCAGACCGTCGATCGGCTGACGGCGCTCAACGCGCTGAGCCTGGCGGTGACGACGGCGCGGCTGTCGACCGACGAGGTGATGCGCATGACGATCGAGGGCGCGATCGGGACGACCAACGGCATCGGCGGCGGCGCGTACGTGCTTGGCCGCGACGACCAGCCGCGTCATCTGACGCTGCATCTGCCGGAGAGCAGCGACCGAGCGCTGGTGCCGCAGCTCAAGAAGATCACCGACGACTACATCGAGATCACCGACGGCGATATTCCGGTCGAGCTGCGCGGGCACGGCGTTCAAAGCCTGCTGATCGTGCCCGTGAGCGGCGCGCAATCGACGCTTGGCGGCCTGTGGATCGGCTACAGCTATCCGGTGATCGCGCCTGCCGAGCGCGAGATGGTGGTGCTCTACGCCAAAACGGCGGGCGCCGTGCTCGAAAACTGGCGCCTCTTCGATCAGGTCAGCGCGGCGCATGATCGGCTGGCGTCGATTCTAGACTCGACCGCCGAAGGCATGCTGATGGCGACGAAGGACGGACGGATCGCATCGGCCAACGACGCACTGACGCATCTGCTGGGCATTCCCAACGAGACGCTAGAGGGCCGGGTCATCGCCGATCTCTGCCGACATCCGGCGCTGGAGGCAAACCACGAGCATCTTGCCGAGATCTGTAAAGCGATCCGCTGTGTCGCGCGGGGCAACTGTCCGGCGCATGAAGGCGAGTTCATCGTCACCGCGCCCGTCGAGCGCAACCTGGCCTGGACGGTGCTGCCGGTACGCGGCAATACCAAGAAGCATAGCGCGTCGCTGCTGGTGCTGCGCGACGTGACCGCCGAGCGGCAGACCGAGAAGCTGCGCCAGGATCTGGCGAATATGATCGTGCATGATCTGCGCTCGCCGCTGACCAACATGATGGTTTCGACCGATCTGCTGCTCAAGCAGATCAGCGGCCCGCTCAACAGCGCCCAGGAGCGCATCATCCAGATCGCCAGCGACAGCAGCCAGCAGATGCTCGATCTGGTCAACGCGCTGCTCGATATTCGTCGGCTGGAGCAGCGCCAGCTTGAGCTACAAAGCCGGCCCGTGGAACTCTTCGAACTGGTCGAGGGCGTCTTCGAGCGTACGGAGCGCATCGCAGGCGATCGGCATATCACGCTGCGCAACGAGACGATCATGCTGCCGCCGATCATCGTCGATAACGATCTGATCCGGCGGGTGCTGCAAAATCTGGTCGATAACTCGATCAAATTCAGCCCGCAGGGCGGCGAGATCTGCATCAATGCCTCGGTCGCCACGCCCAACGATCTGCCGCCCAACCACGCGCCGGGACGCTGGGCGCTCGTCGAGGTGGCCGATCAGGGGCCGGGCGTGCCCGAATCGTTCCGTGGCGTGATCTTCGAGCTGTTCGGGCAAGCGCCGCAGGGCAAGGGACGCGGCACCGGCCTGGGTCTAGCCTTCTGTAAGCTAGCTATCGTGGCCCACGGCGGCACGATCTGGGTCGAAGACCGGCCTGATGGCGGCGCGCTCTTCCGCTTCACCGTGCCGCTGAACTAAACGCCGCGCAATCGGAAAACAGAGCCTCGCCACACGCGAGGCTCTTGCCTTTAACGGCACAGGCCGGAGACGCCGCGCCG
The sequence above is a segment of the Herpetosiphonaceae bacterium genome. Coding sequences within it:
- a CDS encoding ATP-binding protein, with protein sequence NARMVDEQEQTVDRLTALNALSLAVTTARLSTDEVMRMTIEGAIGTTNGIGGGAYVLGRDDQPRHLTLHLPESSDRALVPQLKKITDDYIEITDGDIPVELRGHGVQSLLIVPVSGAQSTLGGLWIGYSYPVIAPAEREMVVLYAKTAGAVLENWRLFDQVSAAHDRLASILDSTAEGMLMATKDGRIASANDALTHLLGIPNETLEGRVIADLCRHPALEANHEHLAEICKAIRCVARGNCPAHEGEFIVTAPVERNLAWTVLPVRGNTKKHSASLLVLRDVTAERQTEKLRQDLANMIVHDLRSPLTNMMVSTDLLLKQISGPLNSAQERIIQIASDSSQQMLDLVNALLDIRRLEQRQLELQSRPVELFELVEGVFERTERIAGDRHITLRNETIMLPPIIVDNDLIRRVLQNLVDNSIKFSPQGGEICINASVATPNDLPPNHAPGRWALVEVADQGPGVPESFRGVIFELFGQAPQGKGRGTGLGLAFCKLAIVAHGGTIWVEDRPDGGALFRFTVPLN